The following proteins come from a genomic window of Clostridia bacterium:
- a CDS encoding acyl carrier protein, whose amino-acid sequence MIAKKVKQIIAENLEMKESIQIMNLDLKLIDIGVNSITFIKIIVAIETEFDFEFSDEDLDYNKFPNIDALVSYVKNKIS is encoded by the coding sequence ATGATAGCTAAGAAGGTAAAACAAATAATTGCTGAAAACTTAGAGATGAAAGAGTCCATTCAAATTATGAATCTAGACCTGAAGTTAATTGATATTGGTGTTAACTCTATTACTTTTATCAAAATAATAGTTGCTATTGAAACTGAATTTGACTTCGAATTTAGTGATGAGGATTTGGATTACAACAAATTCCCTAATATTGATGCTTTAGTTTCTTATGTTAAGAACAAAATAAGTTGA
- a CDS encoding ABC transporter ATP-binding protein/permease, translating to MKNKNISFYKIICTIIPAVFFASPLWISIDIFSVILSACCVAFKTIILQIFFDTITQVINGSSSINYLIILALATGGIQILGEILNGICNFTWFPLGLRITGEFNRRIHKKVSRLEAISFEAPDTLDLITKAKQGVIDSNGLYNSLSSILAFYLPYFIVIGLYLYKLRPLLAVSIFVIFIPLVITQVIRANIFSELIDDTTPIKRKMEYYQNTICDREYFKETRILGIYSFLKELFQDALNIFIKKTWKASKRVEVIELSMRLFTLLGYLFVTYILFISLIDKNITIGTFAAVYASIDLMIRYMNDVVSNYFGRMMGSIGSLRSYVQFLNLHENTNKKKCPKFDKSIKLSNVTFLYPNTDKKVLDNITLDITPGETIAIVGENGAGKTTLVRLITGILKPTDGQVLIDGIPTSEIESDEIFRRTSGVLQKFQKYKMTLKENITISKLDNKIDSNKINISMSLADVEIDKRFTHGLDTVLSREFEGVDLSGGEWQRIALARGLYKEHDLIVLDEPTSAIDPVEETRIYKKFAEISKGKTTIIVTHRLGSTKLADRIIVVNNGKIDAIGNHEELMEQDGIYANMYRSQAKWYKENNDV from the coding sequence ATGAAGAATAAAAATATTTCATTTTATAAAATAATATGTACCATAATCCCTGCTGTATTTTTTGCGTCTCCATTGTGGATTAGTATTGATATTTTTTCAGTAATTTTATCGGCATGTTGTGTTGCTTTTAAAACTATAATATTGCAAATATTTTTTGACACAATAACTCAAGTTATTAATGGCAGTAGCAGTATAAATTATCTTATAATTTTAGCCTTAGCAACTGGAGGCATACAAATCCTAGGCGAAATATTAAATGGGATATGTAATTTTACATGGTTTCCGCTTGGTCTAAGAATTACTGGTGAATTCAACAGACGAATACATAAAAAAGTAAGTCGACTTGAGGCCATAAGTTTTGAGGCTCCTGATACTTTAGATTTAATAACAAAAGCAAAACAGGGCGTTATTGATTCAAATGGGTTATACAATTCTTTATCTTCAATTTTGGCATTTTATCTTCCATATTTCATAGTCATAGGATTGTACCTGTATAAACTTAGACCATTGTTAGCTGTTTCTATATTTGTCATATTCATTCCATTAGTGATAACACAAGTAATAAGAGCAAATATATTTAGCGAATTAATAGATGATACCACCCCTATAAAACGGAAAATGGAATATTATCAAAATACTATATGCGACCGGGAATATTTTAAAGAAACAAGGATTTTAGGAATTTATAGTTTTTTGAAAGAGCTGTTCCAGGATGCTTTGAATATTTTTATTAAAAAAACCTGGAAAGCTTCAAAGCGTGTTGAAGTAATCGAGCTGAGTATGAGATTATTTACACTTCTTGGTTATTTATTTGTAACTTACATACTTTTTATATCACTTATAGATAAGAATATAACAATAGGAACATTTGCCGCAGTATATGCTTCTATCGATCTAATGATTAGATATATGAATGATGTTGTAAGCAATTATTTTGGAAGGATGATGGGTAGTATTGGGTCATTGAGAAGTTATGTGCAATTTCTTAATCTTCATGAAAATACTAATAAAAAGAAGTGTCCCAAATTTGACAAAAGCATTAAACTTTCGAATGTAACTTTTCTATATCCGAATACAGACAAAAAAGTATTAGATAATATTACACTTGACATCACTCCAGGTGAAACTATTGCTATCGTAGGTGAAAATGGTGCTGGCAAAACTACCCTTGTTCGCTTGATTACAGGAATACTTAAACCAACGGATGGTCAAGTACTAATTGATGGGATTCCTACATCAGAAATTGAATCGGATGAAATATTTAGAAGAACATCCGGAGTTTTACAAAAATTTCAGAAATATAAAATGACACTTAAAGAAAATATAACAATTTCTAAGTTAGACAATAAAATAGATTCTAATAAAATAAATATATCAATGTCTTTAGCTGATGTAGAAATTGATAAAAGGTTCACGCATGGACTTGATACTGTTTTATCAAGAGAATTTGAAGGTGTAGATTTATCAGGAGGTGAATGGCAAAGGATAGCACTTGCACGTGGGCTTTATAAGGAACATGATTTGATTGTACTTGACGAACCTACTTCTGCAATTGATCCAGTTGAAGAAACCAGAATATACAAAAAATTTGCAGAAATATCTAAAGGAAAAACTACTATAATTGTAACGCATAGACTTGGTTCTACAAAATTAGCTGACAGAATTATAGTTGTAAATAATGGCAAAATTGATGCTATAGGAAATCATGAGGAATTAATGGAACAAGATGGTATTTATGCAAATATGTATAGATCTCAGGCGAAATGGTATAAAGAAAACAATGACGTTTGA